Within the Streptomyces vilmorinianum genome, the region CGCCGCTTCACCACGCTGGTGGGACAGCCGCCGCTGGCGTATCTCACGTGGTGGCGCATGACGACGGCGGGCCGTCTGCTGCGGGCGGACGACCGGCCGCTGCGGGCCGTGGCCCAGCAGTCCGGCTACACCTCGGAGTTCTCCTTCGCCAAGGCGTTCAAGCGGCAGTACGGGATGGCGCCCGGCCAGTACCGCCGCCGCCCGGCGGCCGCGTCGCCGCAGGACTCGTCCGTGCCGGGAACCCCGCGCTGAGCGCCGGGTCCGCAACCGCCGGCCGGCTTGGCGCGTCCTCGTGGTCGTGATCAGACACGCGACCGCCGACGACCTCGACACCATCGCCGCCCTGCACCTGGAGGCCCGGTCCACCTACTACCGCGGCCACATCCCCGACACCGAGTTCGCCGGCCCGGAGGAGCTCGCCCGCACCCGGGCCGGGTGGAGCAGGGCCGTCGGGCGTGGTGACGTGCTCTGCGCCGAGCGGGACGGCGAGATCGCCGGTGTCGCCGCGTACAGCAGAGGCGACGGGCCCGAGGGGACGGTGACGCTCACCCAGCTCCACGTCCTGCCCACGCACTGGCGCCGGGGCGTGGGCACCGAGCTGCACACCGCCTGCCTGGACGCCTGGCGCACCGACGGGGTCACCGCCGCCCGCCTGGAGGTCTTCGAGAAGAACGAGCGGGCCCAGGCCTTCTACGCCGCCCGCGGCTGGACCCCGGACACCGAGGCCCCGCGCTCCGGCACCCATCTCGTGCTCCGCCTCACAATGGAGCCCGCCGCGGAATGATTCCGGCGCGCGGCGGTGTTCCCGCCACGGAACACCCCCGCGACCCCGGAGAGAAGCAAGAACATGCGCGTCGAGATCTGGAGCGACATCGCCTGCCCCTGGTGCTACATCGGCAAGGCCCGCTTCGAGAAGGGGCTCGCGGCCTTCGCCCACCGCGAGGACGTCGAGGTCGTGCACCGCTCCTTCGAGCTCGACCCGAACCGGCCCAAGGGCGACACCGCGCCGGTGATCGACATGCTGGCCAAGAAGTACGGCCGCACCCTGGACGAGGCCCGCGCCATGGAGGCCCACGTCGCCTCCAACGCGCACTCCGAGGGGCTCGGGTACCGCACCGAGGGCCGTGACCACGGCAACACCTTCGACATCCACCGCCTGCTCCACCTGGCCAGGGAGCGCGGCCGGCAGAACGAGCTGCTCGACCTCGCCTACCGCGCCAACTTCGCCGAGGAGCGCTCCGTCTTCGACGCCGAGACCCTGGTGACGCTCGCCGTCGAGGCCGGACTGGACGAGACCGAGGTCCGTTCCGTGCTCGCCGACGGGACCGCGTACGCCGACGCGGTGCGGGCGGACGAGCGCGAGGCCGCCGAACTCGGCGCGAACGGCGTGCCGTTCTTCGTCCTCGACCGTCGCTACGGCATCTCCGGCGGGCAGCCCGCCGAGGTCTTCACGCAGGCCCTGGAGCAGGCGTGGCAGGGCCGGACGCTGCAGCCGGTCGGCGGGGACGCGGCGGCCTGTGACGTCGACGGCACCTGCGACGTATAAGGAACGCTTGGAGACTCCCCTTGATCATGCGTCATTGACGTGAGGTCGAGGGGAGCACAGGCTGTTCCCATGGATGTCATGGAACCCCTCGGCGGAGCCGAGTTCGCGCCGAAGCAGACGTATCTGAACACCTCGGCCTGCGCGTTGCTGCCCCGCCGCACGATCGAGGCGATCACGCTGCTCGCCGAGGAGACCGCGGACGGGCGGCCGGACGGGGCCGGCAGCTTCGACGTCGTCGCCGAGGCACGCGCCACCTACGCCCGGCTCATGGACGTCCACGCGGACCGGGTCGCCGTCGGCAGCTCGGTCTCCGTCCATGTCGGAATGATCGCGCAGTCGATGCCGGCGGGCGCCGAAGTCCTGTTCCCCGAGGGGGACTTCAGCTCCGTCATCACGCCGTTCACCGTCCGCGGCGACCTCAAGACGCGCTTCGTCCCGCTGGAGCGGCTCGCGGAGTCCATCAGCCCCGAGACCGCGCTCGTCGCCTTCTCCTCCGTACAGTCCGCGGACGGCCGGACAGCCGACTTCGCGGCGGTACGGGCCGCGGCGGCCGCCCACGGGGCCCGTACGCTCCTCGACGCCACGCAGTCGGCGGGCTGGCTGCCGCTGCGGGCCGGGGAGTGGGACTACACGGTGGCCGGCGGCTACAAGTTCCTGCTCTGCCCGCGCGGGGCGTCCTTCCTCACCGTCACGCAGGAGGCGCAGGACTCACTGGTCCCGATCCACGCGGGCTGGGTGACGGGCGAGGAGCTGTGGGCCAACAGCTACGGTCCGGTGCGTGAACTGGCCCGGTCCGCACGGCGGTTCGACGAGCCGCCGGCCTTCCTCTCGTACCACGGGGCCGCCCGCTCGCTCGCGCTCCTCGAGGAGATCGGCATCGAGCGGATCGAGGCCCACAACAAGGCGCTCGCCGCCCGCTTCCGTGCCGGGCTCGTGGAGCTGGGGCACGCGCCGGTGCGGGACGTCTCCGGCGTCGTCGGCGTGCCGGGTCTCGGGGACCGCCAGGACGCCCTGCGTGAGGCCGGCGTCCTGGTGTCCGCCCGCGCGGGCAACCTGCGGGCGTCCTTCCACCTCTACAACGGCGTCGCGGACGTGGACCGGGCCCTGGAGGTACTGGCCGGCTGACCGCCGGCGGCCGGCTCCCGGAGCGCCTCCCGGCCCTCCGGGCAGCCGTCCGCCTCGGCGCACAGATTCCGCTCGACCTTGCCCAGCAGGCGGGTCAGCTCCGCCCGCTCGGCCGGCGTCAGTCCGGCAAGGGTGTGCTCCTCCAGGCCGGTCCAGACGTCCGCGACCCCCGCCCTGAGCGCGCCGCCCCCGTCCGTCGCCTCGACCAGGACCGCGCGCCGGTCGGCGGGGTCCGGGCTGCGCCGTACGTAGCCGCTCTGCTCCAGGCGCTGGAGCATCTTCGTGACCGTCGAGGGGTCGAGGCCCATCGACTTGATCAGCTCCGACTGGCGGACGGGTCCGCAGTCCCAGAGGCACATCATCAGGAACTCCTGGCCGGGGTAGAGCCCGACCTCCTTGAGCAGCCGCCCCGCCGCGATCCGGTGCAGCCGGGCGACGCGGGAGAGGCCGTGGCTCACCGGGCCGCCCCGCGCGGCGGACGGCAGCGGCCCGGAAGGGGCGCGGTCCGGGGTGGGCGCGGTCGGGGTCTCGGGCATCGCTGGCTCCTCGCGGGGGTGATGCCACCAGATTACCTTGGTCGGCCAATCAATGCGTTACAGTGGCGGCAGGCCAATTACTTGGCCGACCATATAACGTCTTGGGAGGCCGTCATGACCACCGCATTCGACCCGATCGACCTGGCCGGGGCGCGACTCGCCAACCGCATCGCCATGGCCCCGATGACCCGCAGCCGCGCCGACGCCGTGCGCAGGACCCCGACCGCGCTGGTCGCCGAGTACTACGCCCAGCGCGCCTCCGCCGGGCTGATCATCACCGAGGGCACCCAGCCCTCCGCCGTCGGCCAGGGCTACCCGGACACCCCCGGTCTGCACAGCGCCGAGCAGACCGCCGCCTGGCGCGAGGTCACCGACGCCGTCCACGCCCGCGGCGGCACGATCTTCGCCCAGCTCATGCACACCGGCCGGATCGGCCACCCCGATCTCCTGGACGGCGGCCTCCACCCGGTCGGCCCGTCCGCCGTCGCCGCCAACGGGCAGCTCTACACCCACGACGGCTTCAAGGACTTCGTCACCCCGCGCGAACTGACCGGCGACGAGGTACGCGCCACCATCGCCGACTTCGCGGCCGCCGCGTGCAACGCCGTGGACGCCGGCTTCGACGGCGTCGAGATCCACGGCGCCAACGGCTACCTCGTCCACCAGTTCCTCGCCACCGGTTCCAACCACCGCACCGACGAGTGGGGCGGCTCCGTCGAGAACCGGATCAGGTTCGCCGTCGAGGTGGTCAAGGCGGTCGCCGCCGAGATCGGCCCCGAGCGCACCGGGCTGCGCATCTCGCCGGCCAACCCCTACAACGACATCGCGGAGACCGGGGCGGAGGAGACGTACACCGCGCTGGTCGCGGCGATCGAACCGCTCTCCCTCGCCTATCTGCACGTCACCGAGACCGTCCCGGGCCTGCGGGAGCTGACCCTCGCGCTGCGCAAGCGGTTCTCCGGCACCTTCGTCCTCAACCCGGCGACGGAAGGCCCGACCTCGGCGGAGTCGCTCGCCCTGATCGAGGACGGGACCGCGGACATGATCGCGTACGGGCAGCTGTTCCTCGCCAACCCCGACCTGCCGGCCCGGCTGAAGAGCGGCGGCCCGTACAACGCCCCGGACCACACGTCCTTCTTCGGCGGCGACCACCGCGGCTACACCGACTACCCGTCACTGTGACGAAGTGACGGAGTGACGCCGTGACGCCGTGACGGAGCGACGCGGTGACGGAGCGACGCGGGGCCCGGCCGCACCCGGCCGGGCCCCGCGTCCGTCTTTCCCGGTCCGTCAGCGCACCGGGGTGAAGTCCCGCGCCCCGATGAACTCAGGACGGCGCACCGGCGCCGCGAAGGGCTCCACCGCCGCGTTCTCCACGCTGTTGAAGACGAGGAAGACATTGCTGCGCGGATACGGCGTGATGTTGTCGCCCGAGCCGTGCATGGCGTTGCAGTCGAACCAGGTCGCCGAACCCGCCCGGCCCGTGAAGAGCCGGATGCCGTGCGCGTCGGCGAGCGAGGTCAGCGCCTCGTCGGACGGGGTCCCCGCGTCCTGCATCTGCAGCGAGCGCTTGTAGTTGTCCTTCGGCGTCGCGCCCGCGCAGCCCAGGAACGTCCGGTGCGAGCCCGGCATGATCATCAGGCCGCCGTTGGTGTCGTGGTTCTCCGTCAGCGCGATCGACACCGAGACCGTCCGCATGCGCGGCAGCCCGTCCTCCGCGTGCCAGGTCTCGAAGTCCGAGTGCCAGTAGAACCCGGAGGCGCCGAAGCCCGGCTTCACGTTGATCCGCGACTGGTGGATGTACACGTCCGAGCCCAGGATCTCGCGGGCCCGGCCCACCACCCGCTCGTCCCGCACGAGCCCGGCGAAGACCTCGCTGATCCGGTGCACCTCGAAGACCGAGCGGACCGACCGGGACTTCGGCTCGACGATCGCGCGCTCGTCGGCCCGTACCGCCGGATCGGCGATGAGGCGGTCCAACTCCTTCTTGTACACCGCGACTTCGTCGTCGCCGAGCAGATCCGGCTCGGCGAGGAAGCCGTCGCGCTCGTACGACTCCAGACCCGGCGCGTCGCTCCAGACGACCGGATCGCGGCGGGGGGTGAGCACCTCGGAGGCGCCCCGGGTGGGGTACAGGTCCGTGCGTACATCGGTCATGATCAGCCCTCCTCCGTGAGCAGCGGGTACACACCGTTCTCGTCGTGGTCTTCCCGGCCCGTGACGGGCGGGTTGAAGACGCACACGCAGCGGAAGTCGGTCCTCGGGCGCAGGGTGTGGCGCTCGTGGCCGTCGAGCAGATACATCGTGCCCGGCTCGATCCAGTGCTTCTCGCCGGTCTCGTCGTTCGTCAGCTCGGCCTCGCCCTCGACGCACAGCACGGCCTCGATGTGGTTCGCGTACCACATGGACGTCTCCGTCCCCGCGTACAGCACGGTCTCGTGGAGCGAGAAGCCGACGCGCTCCTTCGCGAGGACGATCCGCTTGCTCTCCCAGGTGCCGGACTTGGCCCGGACATGGCGGTCGGTGTTCTCGATGTCCTTGAACGATCGGACGATCACGGTGGTGCGACTTCCCTTCGTGTCGGGGGTGTTCAGGCGGTCTCGCGGACGGCGCGGGACAGCGTGCGCAGCCCCTCGTCCAGCTCCTCGGGGGTCGCGGTCAGCGGCGGGAGCAGCTTCACGACCTGGCTCTCCGGGCCGGAGGTCTCGAGCAGCAGCCCCAGCTCGAAGGCGCGCGCGCAGATCTTCGACGCCCGCGACTTGTCGGCGAACTCCAGACCCCAGACCAGGCCGCGGCCGCGGTAGTGGGCGCCGTCGGCGGAGTTCTCCTCGCAGAGGGCGAGAAGCGCCTGCTCGACCTGTTCGCCGCGCGCGAGCGTCTGCTTCTCCATCTGGCCGTCGGCCCAGTACGTGTCGAGCGCGGCGGCGGCGGTGACGAACGCCGGGTTGTTGCCACGGAAGGTGCCGTTGTGCTCGCCCGGCTCCCAGACGTCGAGCTCCGGACGGAACAGACAGAGCGACATGGGCAGTCCGTAGCCGCTGATCGACTTCGACAGCGTGACGATGTCCGGGGTGATGCCCGCCTCCTCGAAGGAGAAGAAGGCACCCGTGCGGCCGCAGCCCATCTGGATGTCGTCGACGATCAGGAGCATGTCCTGGCGCCGGCACAGCGCGGCGAGCGCGCGCAGCCACTCGGGCCGCGCCACGTTGATCCCGCCCTCGCCCTGCACGGTCTCCACGATCACGGCGGCCGGCTTGTTCAGCCCGGAACCCTGGTCGTCGAGCAGCCGCTCGAACCAGAGGAAGTCCGGGACCTGCCCGTCGAGATAGTGGTCGAACGGCATCGGTGTGCCGTGCACCAGCGGAATCCCCGCCCCGGCCCGCTTGAAGGCGTTACCGGTGACGGCGAGCGAACCCAGCGACATGCCGTGGAACGCGTTGGTGAAGGACACCACCGACTCGCGTCCCTTCACCTTCCGGGCCAGCTTCAGCGCGGACTCCACCGCGTTGGTGCCGGTCGGGCCCGGGAACATCACCTTGTACGGAAGCGAGCGCGGCCGCAGCACGACCTCCTGGAAGGTCTCCAGGAAGGTCCGCTTGGCGGTGGTCGCCATGTCGAGACCGTGCGTGATCCCGTCGCGTTCCAGGTAGTCGATCAGCGCCCGTTTGAGAACGGGATTGTTGTGGCCGTAGTTGAGCGAGCCGGCGCCGGCGAAGAAGTCGAGGTAGCTGTGGCCGTCCTCGTCGGTGAGTCGGGCGCCCTGCGCGCGGTCGAAGACGGTGGGCCAGCCGCGGCAGTAGCTGCGCACCTCCGACTCCAGAGTCTCGAAGACGCTGAGGGCAGGAAGGGTAAGAGTCACAGCGATGCTCCCGTGGAGTGGAAAGGGCCGATGCGGTAGAGGACTTCGGGCTGATGGGCGGCGCCGTCGGACGCGTCGGGGAACAGACCCCCGTCGAAGAGGACCTCGCGCTCCAGATCGAGCCGGTGCCGCGCGGCGTAGGCGGTGAAGAGCCGGTCGGAGGCCGTGTTGTCGGGGGTGACCGTCGTCTCGACGGTGTCGGGGGCGACCCTCGCCGTCAGCGCGTCGAGCAGCACCCCGGCCACGCCCCGCCCGCGGTGGGTCTCGTCGACGGCGATCTGCCAGACGACGAGGGTGCCGGGGCGGTCGGGGCGCAGATATCCGGTGACGAAGGCGAACGGCTCGCCGTCGGCGGCGCGGGCGACCAGCGAGGTGGCTGCGAAGTCGCGGCACCACAGCAGATAGCTGTACGAGGAGTTCAGGTCCAGCACCTGGGAATCGCGGGCGATACGCCAGATCGCGGCTCCGTCCTCCACGCGTGGACTTTCCAGGGTCATGGCTGCTTGTGCTGCGGTCATGCCGAGGAAATTTACCGAGCAATTTCGTGGATTGCATGTGGCGAGGGTCTGGGCGTGCGCTGTCGGATGTGTTATTCGCGCAGGCGCGGATCGCTGCCTTTTTGCCCGTATATATCCGTGCAGATCGGACGGGGTGTGGAGTCCGTCACAGCCTGAGAATGCGCCGGAAACGCTGATGAAACCTTGGCGTTTAAGGTCGGGGAAACGGGGCAGAAGAAGTCCGGAAGGTGCACCGGGAATTCGCTTGGAGAATGCCTTTCTGTATTTCTTCGAAAAGTCGTCGGAAAAGACGAATGCCGCGGCGCTCGGCCGCGGCATTCACCGGAATCCGCCCTCCTCGGGGCGGAAGGCGCGTTCTAGCCCCACGCCTCCGTCACCGCGCGGCGGGCACCCTCCAGGTCCACCGTCCGGCCCGACTCGCCGAGCGCCGCACCCAGCGCCGCCAGCGAGGACCGCACCACGTCCGGCGTCGCGTCCACGCCGTAGTGGTTGACCCGGATCATCTCCTTCGACAGCGCACCGCCGCCCGCGATCAGCGGCAGCGACGGGTCGGCCGCCAGCGCCTTGGCGACCAGCTCCGAGGCGTCCACACCCGCCGGGGACCGCAGCGTCGTCGCGACCGGCGCCGCGTCCTTCGCCTCGTGGACGTACGGCTCCAGACCGCCGCCCAGCGCCAGCGCGCCCGCCCGGGTCGCGGCGGCCGCGGCCGCGTGCCGGGCCATCAGCGCGTCGAGGCCCTCGGCCTCGATCCGCTCCACGCACGCCTCCAGGGCCAGCATCTCCAGCTGCGCCGGCGCGTGCAGCAGCGCCCTACGGCCGCCGTCGATCCAGCGCTCCTTCCAGTCCAGGAGGGAGAGGTACGAGCCGCGCGGCGCCCGCGGATTGGCGGCGAAGCGCTCCCAGGCCCGCTCGCTGACCGAGACCGCCGACACACCCGCCGGACCACCCATCGCCTTCTGCGCGCCGACGATGCACATGTCCACGCCCCACGCGTCCGGCAGCACCGGCTCGGCGCCGATCGACGCCACCGCGTCGAGGTAGAACAGCGCGCCGTGCGCCCGCACGACCGCGCCGATCTCGGCGACCGGATTGGTGTTGCCGGTCGCCGCCTCCGCGTGCACGAGGGACACGAAGTCGGTCTCCGGGTGCTCGGCCAGTGCCTGCTCCACCTGAGCGGCCGTCACCGCCGTGTGGAACGGCACCTCCAGGTCCACGACCGTGGCGCCGGAGTCCCGCAGCCAGTTGCCGAAGGTCTGCCCGTACGGCCCCGTGACGATGTTCAGCGCGGTCGAGCCGGGCCGGGCCCCGCTGCGGATGCAGCCCTCCAGGGGCAGCAGCGCCTCTCCCTGCGTGATCACCACGTCCTGCTCGGTGGAGAGCAGGGCGGCGACCCGCCGCTCGATCGACGCGAAACGCGCGGCGGTCAGCGGGGCCAGGTCCAGGAGCGGGTGTGTCACGGTCACGGCGGTGCCTTCTTCGGATCTTCGATGCCGGTGGAGCTGCTGATGGAGCTTCGGGTGGAACGTCGGTTCAGGGTACAGAGACCACCCTCCCCGGCCGGCGAAACCACGCATCACGCGCGTACAACCCTGACGGTGCATCCGGTGTCGAACAGGGCGACGGAAAAGGGACGGGCCCTTTCCGGACACCCCCGCAGCCGCCCGGATCCTCTGTCGTATCCAGGAGCCGCTCCATGCGCACGCACCGCAACGCCGCTCTCACCGCCGCCACCTTCCTCCTCGTCGCGGGCGCGGGGATCGTCACCGCGCCCGCCGCCCATGCCGGTGTCCCCGGCAGCACCCACGCCGCCGACCGCAACTGCGACTTCAACGGCGACGGTTACGACGACGTGCTCGTCGGCGCGCCCGGCGCCACCGTCGGCGGCCGGTCGGGCGCCGGCCTCGTCACCGTCCAGTACGGCTCGTCCCGCGGCATCGGCACCACCCGCGCCGCCGTGTTCAGCCAGAACACCACCGGCGTGCCCGGTGCCGCCGAGACCGGCGACGCCTTCGGCAAGGCCGTCGCCACCGGCGACCTCGACGGCGACGGCTACGACGACGCGATCGTCGGCGCCCCGGGCGAGGACATCGGCACGACAGCCGACACCGGCGGCGCCGTGATCCTCTGGGGCTCCCCCCAGGGGCTCGTCGGCACCGAAAGCCAGTGGCTCGACAGCCTGCTCGGCCCCGTGGCCGGCGGCCGCTTCGGCTCGGCGTTCGCCGCCGGCCGCTTCACCGCCGAGTACCCGGGCGACCAACTGATCGTGCTCGACCGCAAGGACGCGGAGTGGCACCAGTACGCCTCCACCCCGCAGCAGGGCACGGGCGCCCGCCAGGGCCGGGCCGCCCGGCTGACGCCGAGCGCCCCGCACTCCCGGGTGGCCGCCGACGACTCGCCGCGCGAGATCGTCGCGAAGTCCGTCACCACCGGCGACTACGACAACAACGGCTTCGCCGACCTGGTGATCAGCGGAGTCTCCACCGGCGCCGAACCCGGGTACGGCTGGTCCTGGTACCTCTCCGGTCACGCCGAGGGGCTCTACTTCGAACGCGAACTGCGCGGCGGCCCGGTCGCCGTCTCCGGCGACATCAACGCGGACGGCTACGACGACCTCGTCACGGGCGAGCCGCACAGCCCGGACGACGGGGGCGAGACGATGACCGGCGGCATGGTCGGCGTCTACCTCGGCAGCCCGGCGGGGCCGGCCGGCACGGCGGGCCCGGGCACCCCGCCCCGCTGGTGGACCCAGGACTCGGCCGGCGTGCCCGGCGCCTCGGAGCGCGGCGACGGCTGGGGCTCCGACCTCTCCGTCGCCGACACGAACGGCGACGGCTACGCGGACCTCGCGATCGGCGCGCCCGGGGAGGACATCGGCACGATCGCCGACGCGGGCATGGTGACGCTCCTGCGCGGCACGCGCACCGGACCGACCGCGAGCGGCGCCCAGTCCTGGACGCAGGACTCGCCCTCCGTACCCGGCGTCGTCGAGCGCGCCGACAGGTTCGGCGGCCAGGTACGGCTGGTCGACCCGAACCGCGACGGCCGCTTCGGGCTGCTGGCCGCGGCGCCCGGCGAGAACACCGACGACGGTCATGTGTGGGTGTTCACGGCGGGTACGGGAGGCCTGACGGCCGTGGGTTCGTGGACGTACTCGGCGGGTTCGCTGGGGGCGTCGGCCGTGGACGCGCGCTTCGGTGCGGCGATCGACGAGTGATCGCCGTATGACCGTCGTATGACCGCCGTGTGAAGGGTCACCCGCCCCTCGTAGAGTGCAGACATGAGCGATCACGTGGTGCTGCATGTGAAGGGGCGGGTGCTCGTCGGTCCGGACGACGTACGGGACGAGCTGTGGGCGGTCGACGGGCGGATCACGTTCACCCGGCCGTCCGGCGAGGCGCTGACGGTCGAGGGCTGGGCCCTGCCCGGTCTCGTCGACGCGCACTGCCATGTCGGCCTGGACCAGCACGGCCCCGTCGACGACGCCACGAGCGAGAAGCAGGCACTGACGGACCGGGACGCCGGCACGCTCCTGATCCGGGACGCGGGCTCGCCGTCCGACACCCGCTGGATCGACGAGCGCGAGGACCTGCCGAAGATCATCCGCGCGGGCCGCCACATCGCCA harbors:
- a CDS encoding ectoine synthase, coding for MIVRSFKDIENTDRHVRAKSGTWESKRIVLAKERVGFSLHETVLYAGTETSMWYANHIEAVLCVEGEAELTNDETGEKHWIEPGTMYLLDGHERHTLRPRTDFRCVCVFNPPVTGREDHDENGVYPLLTEEG
- a CDS encoding alkene reductase codes for the protein MTTAFDPIDLAGARLANRIAMAPMTRSRADAVRRTPTALVAEYYAQRASAGLIITEGTQPSAVGQGYPDTPGLHSAEQTAAWREVTDAVHARGGTIFAQLMHTGRIGHPDLLDGGLHPVGPSAVAANGQLYTHDGFKDFVTPRELTGDEVRATIADFAAAACNAVDAGFDGVEIHGANGYLVHQFLATGSNHRTDEWGGSVENRIRFAVEVVKAVAAEIGPERTGLRISPANPYNDIAETGAEETYTALVAAIEPLSLAYLHVTETVPGLRELTLALRKRFSGTFVLNPATEGPTSAESLALIEDGTADMIAYGQLFLANPDLPARLKSGGPYNAPDHTSFFGGDHRGYTDYPSL
- the thpD gene encoding ectoine hydroxylase — encoded protein: MTDVRTDLYPTRGASEVLTPRRDPVVWSDAPGLESYERDGFLAEPDLLGDDEVAVYKKELDRLIADPAVRADERAIVEPKSRSVRSVFEVHRISEVFAGLVRDERVVGRAREILGSDVYIHQSRINVKPGFGASGFYWHSDFETWHAEDGLPRMRTVSVSIALTENHDTNGGLMIMPGSHRTFLGCAGATPKDNYKRSLQMQDAGTPSDEALTSLADAHGIRLFTGRAGSATWFDCNAMHGSGDNITPYPRSNVFLVFNSVENAAVEPFAAPVRRPEFIGARDFTPVR
- a CDS encoding DsbA family oxidoreductase, which codes for MRVEIWSDIACPWCYIGKARFEKGLAAFAHREDVEVVHRSFELDPNRPKGDTAPVIDMLAKKYGRTLDEARAMEAHVASNAHSEGLGYRTEGRDHGNTFDIHRLLHLARERGRQNELLDLAYRANFAEERSVFDAETLVTLAVEAGLDETEVRSVLADGTAYADAVRADEREAAELGANGVPFFVLDRRYGISGGQPAEVFTQALEQAWQGRTLQPVGGDAAACDVDGTCDV
- a CDS encoding FG-GAP-like repeat-containing protein, coding for MRTHRNAALTAATFLLVAGAGIVTAPAAHAGVPGSTHAADRNCDFNGDGYDDVLVGAPGATVGGRSGAGLVTVQYGSSRGIGTTRAAVFSQNTTGVPGAAETGDAFGKAVATGDLDGDGYDDAIVGAPGEDIGTTADTGGAVILWGSPQGLVGTESQWLDSLLGPVAGGRFGSAFAAGRFTAEYPGDQLIVLDRKDAEWHQYASTPQQGTGARQGRAARLTPSAPHSRVAADDSPREIVAKSVTTGDYDNNGFADLVISGVSTGAEPGYGWSWYLSGHAEGLYFERELRGGPVAVSGDINADGYDDLVTGEPHSPDDGGETMTGGMVGVYLGSPAGPAGTAGPGTPPRWWTQDSAGVPGASERGDGWGSDLSVADTNGDGYADLAIGAPGEDIGTIADAGMVTLLRGTRTGPTASGAQSWTQDSPSVPGVVERADRFGGQVRLVDPNRDGRFGLLAAAPGENTDDGHVWVFTAGTGGLTAVGSWTYSAGSLGASAVDARFGAAIDE
- the ectA gene encoding diaminobutyrate acetyltransferase; the encoded protein is MTAAQAAMTLESPRVEDGAAIWRIARDSQVLDLNSSYSYLLWCRDFAATSLVARAADGEPFAFVTGYLRPDRPGTLVVWQIAVDETHRGRGVAGVLLDALTARVAPDTVETTVTPDNTASDRLFTAYAARHRLDLEREVLFDGGLFPDASDGAAHQPEVLYRIGPFHSTGASL
- the ectB gene encoding diaminobutyrate--2-oxoglutarate transaminase, whose product is MTLTLPALSVFETLESEVRSYCRGWPTVFDRAQGARLTDEDGHSYLDFFAGAGSLNYGHNNPVLKRALIDYLERDGITHGLDMATTAKRTFLETFQEVVLRPRSLPYKVMFPGPTGTNAVESALKLARKVKGRESVVSFTNAFHGMSLGSLAVTGNAFKRAGAGIPLVHGTPMPFDHYLDGQVPDFLWFERLLDDQGSGLNKPAAVIVETVQGEGGINVARPEWLRALAALCRRQDMLLIVDDIQMGCGRTGAFFSFEEAGITPDIVTLSKSISGYGLPMSLCLFRPELDVWEPGEHNGTFRGNNPAFVTAAAALDTYWADGQMEKQTLARGEQVEQALLALCEENSADGAHYRGRGLVWGLEFADKSRASKICARAFELGLLLETSGPESQVVKLLPPLTATPEELDEGLRTLSRAVRETA
- a CDS encoding aminotransferase class V-fold PLP-dependent enzyme, with product MEPLGGAEFAPKQTYLNTSACALLPRRTIEAITLLAEETADGRPDGAGSFDVVAEARATYARLMDVHADRVAVGSSVSVHVGMIAQSMPAGAEVLFPEGDFSSVITPFTVRGDLKTRFVPLERLAESISPETALVAFSSVQSADGRTADFAAVRAAAAAHGARTLLDATQSAGWLPLRAGEWDYTVAGGYKFLLCPRGASFLTVTQEAQDSLVPIHAGWVTGEELWANSYGPVRELARSARRFDEPPAFLSYHGAARSLALLEEIGIERIEAHNKALAARFRAGLVELGHAPVRDVSGVVGVPGLGDRQDALREAGVLVSARAGNLRASFHLYNGVADVDRALEVLAG
- a CDS encoding pyridoxal-phosphate-dependent aminotransferase family protein encodes the protein MTHPLLDLAPLTAARFASIERRVAALLSTEQDVVITQGEALLPLEGCIRSGARPGSTALNIVTGPYGQTFGNWLRDSGATVVDLEVPFHTAVTAAQVEQALAEHPETDFVSLVHAEAATGNTNPVAEIGAVVRAHGALFYLDAVASIGAEPVLPDAWGVDMCIVGAQKAMGGPAGVSAVSVSERAWERFAANPRAPRGSYLSLLDWKERWIDGGRRALLHAPAQLEMLALEACVERIEAEGLDALMARHAAAAAATRAGALALGGGLEPYVHEAKDAAPVATTLRSPAGVDASELVAKALAADPSLPLIAGGGALSKEMIRVNHYGVDATPDVVRSSLAALGAALGESGRTVDLEGARRAVTEAWG
- a CDS encoding MarR family winged helix-turn-helix transcriptional regulator; this translates as MPETPTAPTPDRAPSGPLPSAARGGPVSHGLSRVARLHRIAAGRLLKEVGLYPGQEFLMMCLWDCGPVRQSELIKSMGLDPSTVTKMLQRLEQSGYVRRSPDPADRRAVLVEATDGGGALRAGVADVWTGLEEHTLAGLTPAERAELTRLLGKVERNLCAEADGCPEGREALREPAAGGQPASTSRARSTSATPL
- a CDS encoding GNAT family N-acetyltransferase codes for the protein MIRHATADDLDTIAALHLEARSTYYRGHIPDTEFAGPEELARTRAGWSRAVGRGDVLCAERDGEIAGVAAYSRGDGPEGTVTLTQLHVLPTHWRRGVGTELHTACLDAWRTDGVTAARLEVFEKNERAQAFYAARGWTPDTEAPRSGTHLVLRLTMEPAAE